The following proteins come from a genomic window of Ictalurus furcatus strain D&B chromosome 12, Billie_1.0, whole genome shotgun sequence:
- the irx4b gene encoding iroquois-class homeodomain protein IRX-4b → MSYTEFGYSYSAAPQILLSSNTLGSCYESGTDSPSDSAQTSLYCPVYEGTLVTSARHDLNSPYENGYMKDHGTYCSYRTDSTCLYSLGKIREKGESGTASARITPGSAYYSYNHPFGYQYDSYGYGSVDVNTRRKNATRETTSTLKAWLQEHKKNPYPTKGEKIMLAIITKMTLTQVSTWFANARRRLKKENKMTWSPRNKTSEERGCEEEAETIEGEPIKSENEFDGNPKVDDTDPAQSDLEDFDLTESDSSECEPKPFSPSSIHAISQDCPDYRLREPLLHASTPDTSYDGFDKTCLESTTEDSQNPEREETKPKIWSLAQTATSLNQADYTSCMHRSRGTRSSSTGCHLDLEDSPFASLRNWVDGMFHDPMLRQSDFNQTFSNSSSFWMLENRFHELTDSVPSPQLT, encoded by the exons ATGTCATACACTGAGTTTGGTTATTCGTATTCAGCAGCCCCCCAG ATCCTATTATCCTCTAATACTCTGGGTTCCTGCTACGAGTCCGGGACTGATTCTCCATCCGATTCTGCGCAGACTTCTCTCTACTGCCCGGTGTATGAGGGCACACTGGTGACATCTGCCAGACACGACCTCAACTCTCCGTATGAGAATGGATATATGAAAGATCACGGGACATACTGTTCGTATAGAACGGATTCAACATGCCTGTATTCCCTG GGTAAGATCCGAGAGAAAGGGGAATCAGGAACGGCAAGTGCAAGGATCACACCTGGGTCGGCTTATTACTCCTACAATCACCCATTTGGATACCAGTATGACTCATATGG GTATGGATCTGTCGATGTTAACACAAGAAGGAAGAACGCAACCAGAGAGACCACCAGCACCCTGAAAGCATGGCTTCAGGAGCACAAAAAGAACCCGTACCCCACCAAAGGAGAAAAGATCATGCTGGCTATAATCACCAAAATGACCTTGACACAGGTGTCCACGTGGTTCGCCAACGCCCGCCGTAGACTCAAGAAAGAGAACAAAATGACATGGTCCCCACGCAACAAGACCTCAGAGGAGAGAGGCTGCGAAGAGGAAGCGGAGACCATCGAAGGGGAGCCGATTAAATCTGAGAACGAATTTGACG GCAACCCAAAGGTGGACGATACAGATCCAGCACAAAGCGATTTGGAAGACTTCGACCTCACTGAGTCAGATTCCTCTGAATGTGAACCGAAACCTTTCTCACCCTCGAGCATACATGCAATATCACAGGACTGTCCAGACTATCGACTCAGAGAACCTCTGCTACATGCGTCTACTCCAGATACAAGTTACGACGGTTTTGATAAAACCTGCTTAGAGTCGACGACTGAAGATAGCCAAAACCCTGAAAGAGAAGAGACCAAGCCAAAAATTTGGTCACTTGCACAGACAGCCACATCGTTAAATCAGGCAGATTACACATCGTGCATGCACAGGAGTCGAGGCACGCGGTCGTCCTCTACGGGCTGCCATTTAGACTTAGAGGACTCTCCGTTCGCCAGTCTCAGAAACTGGGTAGACGGCATGTTTCATGATCCAATGCTTCGGCAAAGCGACTTCAACCAGACTTTCTCCAACTCTTCAAGTTTCTGGATGTTGGAGAACAGATTCCATGAACTGACAGATTCTGTTCCTTCACCCCAGCTCACATGA